Below is a window of Quercus robur chromosome 6, dhQueRobu3.1, whole genome shotgun sequence DNA.
atttgctTAGATTGATTTGGttaactgaaaatattttactgtaAAACAAACAccgtaaaataagaaaatattttcctgcaaatattttacattgaaataaataaagcgttaaattaaacaaacttaaaataaaattaggcgAAAAgtacattttagtccctacattttcaggcgattcccattttagtccctatattttatttttaccgcttttagtccctatcctgaaaaacgcttcccgtTTTGGTCCCTGCTGTTACTCATTTAACAGAAATatcctacgtggcaaacggtCCAACAGTAAATGCTGGCGtgtctattaaaataatattaaaaaaagccacgtcagataaaaataatattaaaaaatgccacgtcagcaatttaatttttgaaaaaagtcaaatcatataaaaataatataaaaatttctaacctaattattttttaaaaaaagaaaagaaattagttaaattaaattttttttcctttcttttggaagaacatgaagaacgtTCCAGGAAATCTCTCATCTATCCAAAGCTGAATTCATCAAACCTTTCAGCCTCAGGTACACAAAGTTAGAGTGGGTGTTTGTTTGGTGATTTCTATAATTCTATGTGGATAATAATAAGAAACATCAACGCAAAAGCGGCATGGTATGATCTGAACCCACaacttaaattttcatttctcttcATATATTGGTTTAGAATATCCATATTCAATTGTTCTAGGTGATGAGTTTGAATTATTAGTGGGGggttaaaaaccaaaaacagaaacCTTTGGTTAGAGAAACATATTTGGATTAGTTGTTGACATGAGCAACAAGCAACCAATTGAGCTTGACGATGAGCAAATCGCTGAGCTGCGTGAAATATTTCGTTCATTTGATCGGAACAATGATGGGAGTTTGACACAACTTGAGCTAGGATCTCTCTTGAGATCACTGGGTCTAAAACCAAGCTCGGAACAGCTTGAAACCTTGATTCAAATGACTGATACGAACAGCAACAGTCTGATTGAGTTTTCGGAGTTTATAACACTTATGGCACCTGACCTCCTTCCAGCTAAGTCTCCATATACAGAAGACCAACTAAGGCAGTTGTTTAGGCTTTGATCCATTTGGTGGTGGCgttttggtggtgggtttcagTTGTGGAGTTCAAATCGGTGGCCGGCTTTGGTTATGGGTTTTTTTCTGTGTTTGCTGGATCcatttggtggtgggttttggtgcTTGCTGGGTCTGATTGGTGGCTGGGTTTTGTTGGCAGCCGGGTTTTGGTGGTGGCTAGGTTCTGTTTGATGTGGTGGTGGTCATGCCAGGTTTCGTTACGCTTTCTCTAAGATCTTATTCAGGCTTCGTTGGGTTTGGTTGTGCATGGAGGCCGaaaatctgggtttgagttttgtgtttggtttcaaagcataagaaaatcttgttgaatgtttgtgttttgtaaatttttatgggcatatcttttattttgtaaatctgAGTGATTTTATGgttttggttgctaagaaaatgcaagaaaagaaaagtaaatttttaatttttaattttctgggcaAGCTTAGTTggggaagaaaaatgaagaacacgttcttccaaaaaaaaggaaaaaatttaatttaactaatttcttttattttttttttaaataattaggttagaaatttttatattatttttacctGATTTggctttttttcaaaaattaaagtactgacgtggcattttttaatattatttttatctgacgtgactttttttaatattattttaatagacaTGTCAGCATTTACTGTTTGACCATTTGCCACGTAGGATATTTCTGTTAAATGAGTAACAGCAGGGACCAAAacgggaagcgtttttcaggatagggactaaaagcggtaaaaataaaatgtagggactaaaatgggaatcgcctgaaaatgtaaggactaaaatgtgcttttcgccataaaattaatataatgaattatcaatacaaataaaaaattaatcaaatacaaatgcatgaagttttacaattttcttctacaagttttcatattttgaaatcctTAAATGAAAATTCATTATGAGTTATCATTATCTTCGTCAATTGTCAATATGGGGTAAGtgtaatcattttattttgttaagtttgtataacatttttttatttttatacaattgtcattatctatttgttattatttttataaaaatattttaaactgaATAACAAAACTCAACTAATGTgcattgtattaattattgatccAAAGAACCACACACatctatacatatataaataatacgTTGTGTGTCCACTTAACGaatcaaatacttgaaaatCACTAACTTTTTTGAATCACTAACTTTATACCAAAatgttattataacatgataagaGCGTTTGCATCAATTTGGCTAAAACTTTccatttattttagtataaaaacctattttttctatttcacacaaCTACTTTGCAAAAACATCTACATCATACTATCTATTATAAActctattttctttaaataattattttttattctttaaccTACCGTATcaaaatactctctctctctctctctctctctctctctctctcaaaatttaaaaaaaaaaatctctctctcacctcTCATTTCTCTCTTAGCTCTTAgcctattcttcttcttcttcttctccttcctcctcctccttcctcTTTGTTGGATTGCGATACTGGGCTACGGTGGTGGGTGGGGCAATGATGGGTTTGATCTCAATGGGTTCTAGTTGGGTAgtgatgggtttgatttgggttttccaATTGATGAGTTGACTGGGTTTTGTAATAGGATGTTCAAATTTGTAATGGGTTGTGACTAGTGGTGGTATTAGGCGGTTAGTGGTGGCTAGGTTTTACGGTGAAAtgaaggagagagaagagagagagaaataaataaaataatgagaaactaaaaaaatattaatatgcaaagttacagtaaccgtgtatatttacATAGTTACAGTAGCAAAAATGAAAATCTACAGTGGTATAAACAGACTAATGTGGGCAGTTTTAAGGctaaaatgtgtaaatttaacatctttttatattttacacaaattgGTGCAGATGCTCTAAAATACACACATATGTAACAAATCATctatatttcctaattattaaattatataaagttaaattatatttataacaaaatataaaattataataacaaaatatacacTTACAACTCACAAACACTCGCTCTTTATTCTTAGAGTTGGAGATATCGATAgtcaaataaagaaaagagattcatgagagagagagagagagagagagagagagagagagagagagagagagagatttgtgaTTTATGTTGTTGGTTGGTTTTGGGATGGGTTGGTCTATGTTGTTATTTAGTTTTGGGTTCGATTGATCTGTGTTAgagtgtgcaaaaatatttttaaagataaattaaactaatacaaaaagattttatatatatttatcaagtCAGAGGGTTCATTTTGATTGCGTTTGTACatagaattatatattttaagaaaaaattatggacaaaacaaaatcttacaatattttcacaatactcttatttttaattgtggtatGACTtgatctaatattttattattttattttaacctatGAGAGACTAACACCTTAGCTACTGTGACAATTTGTTATGTCCTTAGCACAActcatattttaatatataaggaAAATATGATACACAAAGATtctactttctaaaaaaaatgatatacaaAGATTTTAATGGAgtgtttaaatatagaatagcATTTgctttcaaaaatatataatagaatttaaattcaattaaatatatatatatatatatatatattaaaataatgacgtgtaaaattgtaaattctCAAAACTTATATGACACAATATTATGAGGTCAACTAAAATTCAATCCTCTTTGGTTTTATACTGATTAtagatatattaaaaaaaaaatggaaacataatattttatttttgagataaGTAGATAGTGGGGAGGGGGGAGGTAGGGTTCAACCATAAACACAGGACATTACAAAATATGTCTTTATCATTGAGCTATCACTTAAATctcataatattaaaaaagtcTATGGATACAACTTTTTTGAACAACCCTTATCATAACACTGAAGTGATCTATGGTATGGTGAAAAAAGACAATGGGTCCATATGAAAGTAATTGTCTACTACTCATATCATTAAGTTGTGGCAAATGGTTTGGTCCTAAAATaactacaaaatattttatatttaaagaataatattatatattacattcatatattttttgtttacaatAAGTGGGGAGAGAGGATTTGAATAATGAGAATCTAGCAATGcaattaaactacaaaacttTTAACTACGAGAAAGCATCCCTTTCCATTTaaattcttcaattttcttcaattttaatGCAAATGTAAGGCACAAGACATTCAATAAATTCAAtagataaaatcaaataaatgtcaCATGTGTCATATCTATCTAAATTTTGGAGAAAATCAAGGGATTTAATACGAGGGATTGACCATATTTCTGAAGTTTAACTTTCCATGTCATTTGGACATTGGACCCCATTTGCAACTCTGCAAGACCATAATGCATGGATGATTGATTCCTAAGATTGTTTACAAATGAGACATACAAGATCAACATGAACACCTTTCAATCCCAAGTTGAGCATGGTGGAAAAGGCATTACAAAATCTCTCCATAGAAAGATCTTGACCTTTTGAGAAACCTTTAATGACCATAAAGTCTTTCACACATTTTGCTGTTGTAGAGTAGAGCCCTAGATGACTCTCCTTCCTTACCAATATGCTTTAAGGACATGCCATATAATAAGCATTACAAACAATAAAATCACCATATTTTGAGGCCACCCAAACGAGTATGTCTCTATTATTTTAACTTGATAAGGACTATTTTGCCTAATGGACTTAACATCAATTTGCAAGAAAGACATGCTGCAACAATGGTAGATTCCATTAATGAGTGTCAGG
It encodes the following:
- the LOC126690142 gene encoding probable calcium-binding protein CML11, yielding MSNKQPIELDDEQIAELREIFRSFDRNNDGSLTQLELGSLLRSLGLKPSSEQLETLIQMTDTNSNSLIEFSEFITLMAPDLLPAKSPYTEDQLRQLFRL